Proteins encoded in a region of the Acidobacteriota bacterium genome:
- a CDS encoding glycosyltransferase family 39 protein translates to MCYGLGTVAGSSRNSRTLLKWVVAYIGVLHMLAFVFFGIGYTSDARGYIDGIGRFAAGQVSYFPPGYSLFLAPWWLITSSYPGALAVFVQHVCMVLTLVGLRDIVRRVVGEDLATLALFITGSVAPTLFLPQMVLSENVALFGMAGAMWLASRAGANGALRRDVAAGMLAGLAGLARVVPLVAIVVPMFLLYRSMTGTRDAAIRTARMMGAGLGLMALCASWHYANGGGFVIAGGAGLHLYNRVVTEQGLLNAREPATAVFLTRMGNRPLQDVAHWDVLPVLERQGMSYADARSLMGAVAMEGLRSDPTGFLRHSTIQSWKEYAAAPTLEPWPSGTEPIAALESPVPPGVRGGSNAWWSRSESVFRQLWRVLMWLPVLGLLLLPSMRERLVFLALLAVPAGYLFVTAQVEFFLDRYVAAVLPFALMLSTTPLSVLKGLSDRRYRDSRAWSGPGTGRRNTLMSSGT, encoded by the coding sequence GTGTGTTACGGTCTGGGCACGGTGGCAGGATCCAGCCGAAACTCCAGGACGCTCTTGAAATGGGTGGTGGCGTACATCGGCGTCCTCCACATGCTCGCGTTCGTGTTCTTCGGAATCGGCTACACGAGTGATGCGCGCGGATACATCGACGGCATCGGCCGATTCGCGGCAGGGCAGGTCAGCTACTTTCCGCCGGGCTACTCCCTCTTCCTGGCGCCATGGTGGCTCATCACATCGTCCTATCCAGGCGCGCTGGCCGTCTTCGTCCAGCATGTCTGCATGGTGCTCACGCTTGTCGGATTGCGCGACATCGTCCGGCGCGTTGTGGGCGAGGACCTGGCCACGCTCGCGCTCTTTATCACCGGGAGTGTCGCACCGACGCTGTTCCTGCCTCAGATGGTCCTTTCGGAGAATGTGGCGCTCTTCGGGATGGCGGGAGCGATGTGGCTGGCGTCTCGCGCCGGTGCGAACGGCGCCCTGCGGCGCGATGTCGCTGCCGGTATGCTTGCGGGACTCGCAGGGCTCGCGCGCGTGGTTCCCCTTGTTGCCATCGTCGTGCCGATGTTCCTGTTGTATCGGTCGATGACTGGGACCAGGGACGCTGCGATCAGGACCGCGCGCATGATGGGTGCTGGCCTTGGGCTTATGGCGCTGTGCGCCTCGTGGCACTATGCAAACGGCGGAGGCTTTGTGATCGCGGGCGGTGCTGGTTTGCACCTCTACAACAGAGTTGTGACCGAGCAGGGGTTGCTCAACGCCCGGGAACCTGCGACCGCAGTTTTCCTCACCCGGATGGGCAATCGGCCTCTACAGGATGTCGCGCACTGGGATGTGTTGCCCGTTCTTGAGCGTCAGGGGATGTCGTACGCCGATGCGAGGTCGCTCATGGGCGCCGTTGCCATGGAAGGGCTTCGAAGTGACCCGACGGGGTTCCTGCGTCACTCCACGATCCAGAGCTGGAAGGAGTACGCGGCGGCGCCCACGCTCGAGCCCTGGCCGAGTGGCACCGAGCCCATCGCGGCGCTGGAGTCCCCTGTGCCGCCCGGCGTACGGGGCGGCTCCAACGCCTGGTGGAGCCGCAGCGAATCCGTCTTCAGACAACTGTGGCGGGTCCTCATGTGGCTGCCTGTGCTTGGCTTGCTGCTGCTGCCGTCGATGAGGGAGCGGCTGGTGTTTCTCGCCCTGCTGGCGGTGCCGGCGGGCTATCTGTTCGTGACCGCGCAGGTCGAGTTCTTCCTTGATCGATACGTTGCAGCAGTGCTTCCGTTTGCCTTGATGCTGTCGACGACTCCGCTGTCTGTCCTCAAGGGACTTTCCGACCGCCGCTACCGTGACTCCAGGGCCTGGTCAGGGCCTGGCACGGGCCGTCGCAACACCTTGATGAGCAGCGGAACGTAA
- a CDS encoding alpha/beta hydrolase, translating into MTALALLLALIVLIIAPWAQIPAPAYRLLPLSVGAPELSPWLLVIALLASVLATIGLRRRQRGRRLLARAAVALSVIATALPAYVLAQIPGTLREIDADWQRAFGKPAADTRTVDARSSMRPARLTWREMFTGLDLPAVRITRDVLVRNADGVTLTVDIYRPDHEGVVPTVVQIYGGGWRGGEPGDNTEIAHAMAAAGFAVFAIDYRHAPDWTWPTQLEDVLDALRWVTAHAAEYGSDPARLALVGRSAGAQLAMRASQDIAAPPIRAVVTIYGPVDLTEGHRVPPSPDPLDVRLIEEQFLGGTPDEHPDRYADASPITRAANPHPPVLVITGGRDHIVLPRFGRLLHERLLESGVSVRLHMPWADHGFDFVPFGPSSQIALYYTQRFLAEALR; encoded by the coding sequence GTGACCGCGCTCGCTCTGTTGCTCGCGTTGATCGTGCTCATCATCGCCCCGTGGGCGCAGATCCCGGCGCCCGCATACAGGCTTTTGCCCCTCAGCGTCGGCGCGCCGGAGCTCAGCCCGTGGCTGCTGGTCATCGCCCTGCTGGCCTCGGTGCTAGCCACGATCGGTCTTCGACGCCGCCAAAGGGGACGACGCCTGCTCGCGCGCGCGGCCGTTGCACTTTCAGTGATTGCAACGGCTCTGCCCGCGTACGTGCTCGCACAAATTCCCGGCACGCTCCGCGAGATCGATGCGGACTGGCAGCGCGCGTTCGGCAAGCCCGCAGCCGACACCAGGACCGTTGACGCTCGCTCGTCCATGCGCCCGGCCCGACTCACCTGGCGTGAGATGTTCACGGGCCTCGACCTGCCTGCCGTGCGGATCACGCGCGACGTGCTGGTGCGGAACGCAGATGGCGTCACGCTCACGGTTGATATCTACCGGCCTGACCACGAAGGCGTCGTCCCAACCGTGGTGCAGATCTACGGCGGCGGATGGCGAGGAGGCGAGCCGGGGGACAACACGGAGATTGCCCATGCGATGGCGGCCGCAGGATTCGCCGTGTTTGCCATCGACTACCGGCACGCGCCCGACTGGACCTGGCCCACGCAGCTGGAAGACGTGCTCGACGCACTCCGGTGGGTCACGGCCCACGCGGCTGAGTACGGCAGCGACCCGGCGCGTTTGGCCCTGGTGGGACGGTCGGCCGGCGCGCAGCTCGCGATGCGCGCCTCGCAGGACATCGCGGCGCCTCCGATCCGCGCGGTCGTCACCATCTATGGCCCGGTGGATCTGACGGAAGGACATCGCGTGCCCCCATCGCCCGACCCGCTCGACGTGCGACTGATCGAAGAACAGTTTCTGGGTGGCACGCCCGACGAGCATCCCGATCGCTACGCCGATGCCTCACCGATCACGCGGGCCGCGAACCCACATCCGCCCGTGCTCGTCATCACCGGCGGGCGCGATCACATCGTCTTGCCGCGGTTCGGGCGCCTGTTGCACGAGCGGTTGCTTGAAAGCGGCGTGTCGGTGCGGTTGCACATGCCGTGGGCCGACCATGGATTCGACTTCGTTCCGTTCGGACCGAGCTCCCAAATCGCGCTGTACTACACGCAGCGCTTCCTCGCCGAAGCCCTTCGATAG
- a CDS encoding sensor histidine kinase — MQFRTWPVAALGLVGLLALIAVFGVTGARKADEIYRRLDALNTHHREVDATLRRLRSDVHLSGILVRDYLLDTERARDPEYREQLASFRRSNTAALADLRALLAPGTEEVDRAAFLQANLDGYWETFEPLFFWSAAEKVTQSASFLRREVLPRREAAMDLALEIEQLNNANLNSEREEVTRQYTAYRADMRVLLWESLLLGALVTVVAVGQLRVLERRAKEQRVVTEAAEGRMRALSQQIVATQEEERKHLSRELHDHVGQMLTGLRMELGRIERLGAPGNERVAQALAEGRALVDDVMRTVRDLALGLRPSMLDDFGLRPALEWHVREFSRRSTVSASFSATGNFDALPDAYRTCIYRSVQEALTNCARHSGASRVDVVVGSDAAGLTVTVKDNGVGIASDRRARGMGLRGMEERVKELSGTLTIDTVFGAGTTLRFWLPVPNTSSEVHDARRAG; from the coding sequence ATGCAGTTCAGGACCTGGCCGGTGGCGGCCCTCGGACTGGTGGGATTGCTCGCCCTCATCGCCGTCTTCGGGGTAACCGGGGCGCGGAAGGCCGACGAAATCTACCGCCGGCTGGATGCGCTGAACACCCACCACCGCGAGGTGGATGCCACCTTGCGCCGCCTCCGGTCTGACGTCCACCTGTCGGGCATCCTCGTTCGCGACTACCTGCTCGACACCGAGCGAGCTCGCGACCCTGAGTACCGGGAGCAACTGGCGTCATTCCGCCGGTCCAACACCGCCGCGCTCGCGGATCTGCGCGCGCTGCTGGCGCCAGGAACAGAAGAAGTGGACCGCGCGGCGTTCCTCCAGGCCAACCTCGATGGGTACTGGGAAACGTTTGAGCCGCTGTTCTTCTGGTCGGCCGCCGAGAAGGTCACCCAAAGTGCATCGTTCCTGCGCCGCGAGGTTCTGCCCCGGCGCGAGGCTGCAATGGACCTGGCCCTCGAGATTGAGCAACTCAACAACGCGAACCTGAATTCTGAACGCGAGGAAGTCACCCGCCAGTACACGGCCTACCGCGCAGACATGCGGGTGCTCTTGTGGGAAAGTCTGCTTCTGGGAGCCCTGGTGACGGTCGTGGCCGTCGGTCAACTGCGTGTACTTGAGCGCCGCGCAAAGGAACAACGCGTGGTCACCGAGGCCGCGGAAGGACGGATGCGCGCGCTCTCGCAGCAAATTGTGGCGACGCAGGAGGAGGAGCGTAAACACCTCTCGCGCGAGCTGCACGACCACGTCGGCCAGATGTTGACGGGGCTCCGCATGGAACTGGGCCGCATCGAGCGCCTGGGCGCGCCCGGCAACGAACGTGTGGCGCAGGCGCTGGCGGAGGGCCGCGCATTGGTGGACGACGTGATGCGGACGGTGCGCGATCTGGCGCTCGGCCTGCGGCCGTCGATGCTCGACGACTTCGGTCTGCGACCGGCGCTCGAATGGCACGTGCGCGAATTCTCGCGGCGGTCCACCGTGTCGGCCTCGTTCAGTGCGACCGGCAATTTTGATGCGCTGCCGGACGCGTACCGCACGTGCATCTACCGTTCGGTGCAGGAAGCCCTGACCAATTGCGCCCGGCACTCGGGCGCGTCGCGCGTCGATGTGGTTGTGGGCTCGGATGCCGCGGGCCTGACGGTCACCGTGAAGGACAACGGCGTGGGCATCGCGTCAGATCGGCGCGCGCGCGGGATGGGGTTGCGGGGCATGGAAGAGCGGGTCAAGGAACTGTCGGGCACCCTCACGATTGACACCGTGTTTGGCGCCGGCACCACACTGCGATTCTGGCTCCCTGTCCCAAACACGTCGTCGGAGGTGCACGATGCGCGTCGTGCTGGCTGA
- a CDS encoding response regulator transcription factor: MRVVLADDHAVVRRGLRSLLETEPGVVVVAEAGDGLEALRLCAEHQPDVVVLDIAMPLLNGIDVAARLQKADRRPRIVILSMHADESYILRALAAGAQAYLLKDATDEELLPAIRTVMAGKPFFSAAVAAVLVEDYVHHLRARGLSDSFQLLTAREREVLQLLAEGRSNKEVASLLELGLSTVETHRSNLMQKLNLHNTAEIVLYAVRKGMIR; encoded by the coding sequence ATGCGCGTCGTGCTGGCTGACGACCACGCGGTTGTGCGCCGCGGCCTGCGCAGCTTGCTGGAAACCGAGCCCGGCGTGGTGGTGGTGGCCGAGGCCGGCGACGGCCTCGAGGCCCTGCGCTTGTGCGCGGAGCACCAGCCTGATGTGGTGGTGCTCGACATCGCCATGCCCCTGCTGAACGGCATCGACGTGGCCGCCCGGCTGCAGAAAGCCGACCGGCGTCCCCGCATCGTGATCCTGAGCATGCACGCCGACGAGTCGTACATCCTGCGCGCGCTGGCGGCCGGCGCCCAAGCCTACCTGCTGAAAGATGCCACCGACGAAGAACTGCTGCCGGCGATCAGGACGGTCATGGCCGGCAAGCCATTCTTCAGTGCGGCCGTCGCGGCGGTCCTGGTGGAAGACTACGTCCACCACCTGCGTGCGCGGGGCCTGAGCGATTCGTTTCAACTGCTGACCGCGCGCGAACGCGAAGTGCTGCAGCTTCTGGCCGAGGGGCGATCGAACAAGGAGGTCGCGTCCTTACTGGAGCTGGGGCTGTCCACGGTTGAGACCCATCGCTCGAACCTGATGCAGAAACTCAACCTGCACAACACCGCCGAAATCGTGCTCTACGCCGTACGCAAAGGCATGATCCGGTAG
- a CDS encoding glycosyltransferase family 39 protein yields the protein MLPRHRRVLLLAALFLLALAIRLPYFHLVPRFEDEGLEVIRALEVSRGTNVPMIGYDIYYGPLFTVIVAALFRLLDADLLAARVVAVVAGALTVPAIYLLARMVANARVAIVAALLALTSPMLVVVGSHFGWSNSLTPLLATATLAAVYVGVTERRLMWLATGGFLAGLMVQSHPLSVVLVVALVVWHFVRCPPAEWFKRLEVYVAAVAFGIGYAPMLWILTGRPDQVIDAVQKQSYVYGPVESIGQYMDRLVSALTLLVTTIAGTGERLWAGFHDVPRLRRAIELATLGVVASGLVLSGRARSFLAIALLLPMLVLPLFTHALQSRYLLLLVPLACVCAGVALSSIWERGGWAPRLVATGALVAVLTVNLVAIVRVERRAIRDGDSNAAFFAVRDAVVRNGECQDHVFIEDTDALGLPPGEARTWTYFNAQAVRFVLTLAGCPQTAAPSGHLLDLLAARPDPVWLIVPEQSVTAFSSRVTLTRVLQVAPAPALPEALRLTLFRVEGTR from the coding sequence ATGCTGCCTCGCCATCGGCGAGTCCTGCTCCTCGCCGCGCTGTTTCTCCTGGCGCTGGCAATCCGTCTGCCCTATTTCCATCTGGTGCCCCGGTTCGAAGACGAGGGCCTTGAAGTCATTCGAGCTCTGGAGGTGTCCCGCGGGACGAACGTCCCGATGATCGGTTACGACATCTACTACGGCCCGCTCTTCACGGTGATCGTCGCTGCCCTGTTTCGGCTCCTCGATGCCGATCTCCTGGCCGCGCGCGTCGTGGCCGTTGTTGCTGGAGCCCTCACCGTGCCGGCTATCTACCTGCTCGCGCGTATGGTCGCCAACGCGCGCGTCGCCATCGTCGCCGCACTGTTGGCGCTCACGAGTCCCATGCTTGTGGTGGTAGGCAGTCACTTCGGGTGGTCAAATTCCCTGACGCCGCTGCTGGCGACCGCGACGTTGGCGGCGGTCTATGTAGGGGTTACCGAACGTCGTTTGATGTGGCTCGCGACGGGGGGCTTTCTGGCGGGTCTGATGGTGCAGTCGCATCCCCTGAGCGTTGTCCTGGTCGTCGCTCTGGTTGTGTGGCATTTCGTCCGGTGTCCGCCGGCCGAGTGGTTCAAACGCTTGGAGGTGTACGTCGCCGCGGTCGCGTTTGGTATCGGCTACGCCCCGATGCTGTGGATTCTGACCGGCCGCCCTGACCAGGTGATCGACGCCGTTCAGAAACAGTCGTACGTCTACGGCCCGGTGGAATCCATCGGGCAATACATGGACCGCCTGGTGTCAGCGCTGACTCTGCTCGTCACGACCATCGCCGGGACGGGCGAACGGTTGTGGGCGGGATTTCATGACGTTCCGCGTCTGCGACGTGCCATTGAACTCGCCACGCTCGGCGTGGTCGCCTCCGGACTCGTACTATCGGGCCGCGCCCGGTCGTTCCTGGCGATTGCGCTCCTGCTACCGATGCTTGTCTTGCCGCTATTTACGCACGCCCTCCAGTCCCGTTATCTTCTGCTGCTGGTGCCCCTGGCGTGTGTCTGCGCTGGTGTGGCCCTTTCCAGCATCTGGGAGAGAGGCGGCTGGGCTCCACGGCTTGTGGCCACTGGCGCATTGGTCGCGGTCCTGACGGTCAACCTTGTGGCGATCGTCAGGGTGGAGCGCCGCGCCATTCGTGACGGCGACTCAAACGCCGCATTCTTCGCGGTGCGAGACGCGGTGGTACGGAATGGCGAATGCCAGGATCACGTGTTCATCGAGGACACCGACGCGCTCGGCCTTCCTCCAGGCGAGGCACGAACCTGGACCTATTTCAACGCGCAGGCGGTGCGCTTCGTGTTGACGCTGGCAGGGTGTCCCCAGACGGCGGCTCCGTCCGGTCACCTTCTGGACCTGTTGGCGGCGAGGCCGGATCCCGTCTGGCTCATCGTTCCGGAGCAGAGCGTGACCGCATTCTCGTCACGTGTGACGTTGACCCGTGTGCTGCAGGTGGCGCCTGCACCAGCGTTGCCCGAAGCACTTCGCCTCACGCTGTTCCGAGTCGAAGGGACGAGATAG
- the msrA gene encoding peptide-methionine (S)-S-oxide reductase MsrA — MIHTVLRTPIKGSVPSGFEEAIFGLGCFWGAERKFWTTPGVHTTSVGYAGGTRAYPTYQQVCSGATGHAEVVRVVFDPAVVSYDALLRVFWENHDPTQGNRQGNDVGTQYRSVIFTTSPAQRAAADASKQAYADRLGQHGFGAITTQIADAPPYYLAEEYHQQYLDKNPNGYCGIGGTGVTCG, encoded by the coding sequence GTGATTCACACAGTGTTGAGGACTCCCATCAAGGGCAGTGTCCCGTCAGGCTTCGAAGAAGCGATCTTCGGACTTGGGTGTTTCTGGGGCGCCGAGCGCAAGTTCTGGACGACGCCCGGTGTGCACACGACGTCGGTGGGATATGCGGGCGGCACGCGCGCGTATCCGACGTACCAGCAGGTCTGTTCCGGCGCCACCGGCCACGCCGAGGTGGTCCGAGTGGTATTCGATCCCGCCGTCGTCAGTTACGATGCACTGCTGCGCGTGTTCTGGGAGAACCACGACCCGACGCAAGGCAACCGCCAGGGCAACGACGTGGGCACGCAATATCGGTCGGTGATCTTCACGACCTCCCCGGCGCAGCGGGCGGCAGCGGACGCGTCAAAACAGGCGTACGCTGACCGGTTGGGGCAGCACGGGTTTGGCGCGATTACCACGCAGATCGCAGATGCGCCGCCGTACTACCTGGCGGAGGAGTATCACCAGCAGTACCTGGACAAGAACCCGAATGGTTACTGCGGCATCGGCGGCACCGGCGTGACCTGCGGATAG
- the msrB gene encoding peptide-methionine (R)-S-oxide reductase MsrB, with amino-acid sequence MKKIIKTDDEWRAELAPEQFEVLRCHGTERAGSSPLNVEKRNGMFYCAGCGHPLFSSETKYESGSGWPSFYAALDHGVVTTQDRSHGMVRTEVTCANCGGHLGHVFPDGPRPTGERYCMNGLALKFEPKEQA; translated from the coding sequence GTGAAGAAAATCATTAAGACCGATGATGAGTGGCGCGCCGAACTGGCGCCCGAACAGTTTGAAGTACTCCGGTGCCACGGCACCGAACGGGCCGGGTCCAGTCCGCTCAATGTGGAGAAGCGCAACGGCATGTTCTATTGCGCCGGTTGCGGGCATCCGCTGTTTTCGTCAGAGACCAAGTACGAAAGCGGCTCTGGGTGGCCGAGTTTCTACGCCGCCCTCGACCACGGCGTGGTCACCACCCAGGACCGGAGCCACGGCATGGTCAGGACCGAGGTCACCTGCGCGAATTGCGGCGGGCATCTGGGCCATGTGTTTCCCGACGGCCCGCGCCCGACAGGCGAGCGGTACTGCATGAACGGGTTGGCGCTCAAGTTTGAGCCGAAGGAGCAGGCGTGA